Within the Erigeron canadensis isolate Cc75 chromosome 6, C_canadensis_v1, whole genome shotgun sequence genome, the region AACTAAtgtataatgaaaaaaataataatcatacaTAACTAACAATTTAACATTCCAACTTTTTTCGCCTGAAACCATTTAAATGTTGCAACAAGttgatatttattatttaaccaACTCCCTTTGTGCAAATTAAATTATTTGTGGGTGTTTGTAAATTTATAGAGTTCAAATCTACAACTTTGTATGTTTGACGtgtcaaaaatcaaatacaacaggTTTATCATTTGAACCAATAATCGGAGCGATAGCAGCAGGAAATGCAATAATCTTAAAGCCTTCGGAGCTAGCTCCAACGTGTTCCTCAGTTCTTGCCAACATTATCCGTGATTACCTTGATAACTCTGCTATCAAGGTTGTCGAAGGCGGACCTTATGTTGGAGAAAAACTTCTCCAGCATAGATTCGACAAAATTTTCTACACAGGTTAACATTTCTCatcaactcttttttttttttttatataattattataatcatATCAATTGATATAGATAATTCTCATCAACCACCACTAAATTGCTCATTTATGATCGAGATTATGACCAAACATACGATACGTGTCCTTTTATCTttgttcgtatatatatattgcatgttCGTGTTCAATGTATGTATTAATTAAAGCAGCTAGCTAGgactatgtatatatgtacgtctatatatattaatattgatgtatatatatgctttttgaTAGGTGGTCCAAGAGTTGGCCAAAGTGTAATGACAGCGGCTGCCAAAAACCTAACTCCTGTGACTCTAGAGCTCGGTGGCAAATGCCCTGCCGTGGTTGATTTCTTATCTAGTTCTTGGGATAAAAAggttattatttacttttatcaACTTTATTCACTCAAATGGCCATGCATAACATAATTAATTACCATAACTCCCTATAAAATAATACAAGATCGACATTATAAAGCTTAGGTACATATCTAAATCCATATATACGCTTATTTTCCTGATCTCTAGATCGCGGTAAAAAGAATTATATGGGGTAAATTCGGAGCTTGTGGTGGACAAGCTTGCATTGCAGTGGATTACATACTCACTCAGAAGAAATTTGCACCAATTCTAGTAAGAAAACAAGGCCCAATTTTGTATTTAAGCCTATAATTTGTTTATGGACTTGATTAATATGCAATTAACTTGCTAATCAAGGTGGAACTACTGAAAAAATACATCAAGAGATCATATGGAGACAACCCAATGGAGTCTAATAGCCTTGCCAAGATAATAAACAAGAAACATTTTTCAAGACTAAAAGAGCTTCTAGACGAACCTCATGTCAAATCTTCTATAGTTTACGGCGGTTCATCAAACGAAAATGATCTGTAAGTAAACTCTTACTGATCTTTAAAGAGAAATATTAGTTGAttgatattaattataataagttgaTTGATAACAAATTTTGAGCCGGTATAGATACATTGAGCCGACAATTTTGGTTGATCCTCCACTTGACTCGGAGATTATGACAGAAGAGATTTTTGGTCCATTACTTCCAATTATCACAGTAAGTAAAAAAGAAATGCACTCTTGGTATATGTAATGcattacatatatacttattgtTTTGAGTAAAAATGCAAAAGCTAATACATAATGATCAACCATTTACCATTTCACTTTTGGGTGGCAGTTAGAGAAAATTGAAGACAGTATTGAGTTCATAAGGGCTAGGCCAAAACCACTTGCTATTTATGGCTTCACAAATAATGAAAAACTTCAGAAAAAGATGATTAATGAAACCTCATCTGGAAGCATTACATTTAACGATGCTATTATTCAAGTAACTCTTGTATAACttaatatacttatttttctTCTTGGGGCTACTGAATggatatttatatattcaactATAGTTAAAAAATCTATACTATGTATCGAACTGTAACTCACATTATTTATGTTCTATGGAAAATGTGCGATGCAGTATGTAGCGGATACATTGCCGTTTGGAGGAGTTGGCGGAAGCGGGTTTGGAAGCTACCATGGGAAGTTCTCGTTCGAAAATTTTAGTCATCAGAAGGCGGTCATGGTGAGGGGATATcttattgatttcgggttcagATATCCTCCTTGGAACAATAAGAAATTACAACTTCTTAAATCTGGTTTAAGATATGATTACATTACACTTGTTTTCATTAAGTTAGGTTTAAAAAGTAAAGCTTGATGATGAATAGTTGAATTATATGTTTTCCTTATTTGAATAAATGTTGAATTTGAATGCTTGTAACTTACtaagtttgtttttaaaatgtaattaactattgtattatatatatcatttaagaAAGTGAATATTACCGACGCTACATCTGTCGGAAAATATGACCGACGAACTTTTTACCTACGGATTTTTTCCGTCATTAATCCGTCGGAAATAGTTGTTAGCAACGGATTTGACCGTCGGTGAAGCCCAATTTTCTAGTAGTGTATCATTTAAGAAAGTGATATTTATAGATTGGCATCTCATGTATAACCTACTATGCATATACATGTAATAACGTATTAAACATAGCTTATAAAAACATATGCGAATAATAAAAAACAGCTTTAAAATCATAAGGTACAACTATTAAACAAtagaatatatacataatatggGATTTTGTTAAACCAAAAACGTTTGATTAAAAGAAATGGTTTATGGTTTGCTATTAGAGAGGTTACGGTTTTGAAACTGATCTTtccttttaaccttttttttatgttttatggagtaacttatttttatttattttaacttttgattttggaaaagaaaaactttattttaGTTAACTTTGGATTTATTTTGAAGAACAtgttgctttttttttcttcttattttcctttagtaatcttttttgtttttaacatttttttccttgtaatatatttgtgatttttattaaactttttatttgcTTTTCCTTCAActattaaatacatttataagcTAGGATCTGCCaggccattaaaaaaaataaaaattactctttacttaataaaaagtttttcacTAAATAAATGTAATCAGTCAACAATTGTATACCTTTTTCAAAATAATGGCGGAAATTCATCCTCCATTTCCCGccatttctctctctaaaatcTCCCCCCATTTCTtctcctttctctctctctttcacACTCCATTGTCGCGTTCTTCATCACCGCCGTATCAATGGCGGAAACACCAAAAAAGCTCAGAAAAACACCGATCAAATCCGCCCCGAAAACCCCGATAACCACCACACCTCGCCGTTCTTCCCGTTTCCTTTCTTCCCCAATTTCCCCAAATCCAATCGACCCACCAAAAAACATCACTCCAAGAAACACCCGACCCAAATCTCGAAAGAAACTAAACACATCCAATGATAAAGATGATACCTTTTCATTCTCACCCGTCTCCCCTGAAGTATCCGAATCCAAGAAACGAAAAACCCGACCCGCTAAGAAGCCGAAAAAGAGAGTTTATTACAAGAAAGTTAGTTACGATGGAGGCGAGTTTTCAGTTGGGGACGACGTGTATGTGAAAAGAAAAGAGGATGATTCggttgataatgatgatgatgacccGGAAACTGAAGAATGTAGGATCTGTTTGAAGTCGGGTCGGGCTATTATGATTgaatgtgatgattgtttaggtggGTTTCATTTGAAGTGTTTGAAACCGCCTTTGAAATCCGTTCCTGATGGTGATTGGATTTGTAGTTATTGTGAGTCGAAAAAATCGGGGAAAAAGGATGTTGGATTGCCTGAGCTTCCAAAAGGGCGAAGGACCGCGAAAGAAAAGCTGCTTTCGAGCGATTTGTGGGCCGCTCGCATCGAAAGGTATAATCTCTATTTTAAATTCGGACAATGTATCAAAATGTATGTACCTTGTCAGTTGTCACATTTTTCTGTTGTGTgaatttttattgtattattcGGTTACTTTTGCCTACATATGTATCCAATATACAATAAAGTTTTTGCTGATGTGGTTAGAATATATCTGATATATACAAATTCTAGGAGGCTAGATACATATGATGACAATgaattgataatttgatgtgTACGATAGACGGTTTGGAATTTGGATATGTTTTGGTGCACTTAATGTTTATAAATAGAGGTATGTTTTTTGTAACATTTGATTTGTCAATGGTTGTATAGTTTATGGAAAGAGGTTGATGGTAGCTTTTGGTTTCGGGGACGTTGGTATATAATTCCCGAGGAAACAGCAGCCGGTAGACAGCCACATAATTTAAGACGGGAGCTATATAGAACTAATGACTTTGCTGATAATGAGGTAAGAATATACATACACTATTGTAGGCTGAgaactttgtattatatagCTATATATGTGTAAAAGATTAGTTTGTAACTATATTGAGTGTGGTGTTTTAGATGGAAACTGTCCTTAGGCATTGTTATGTTATGACTCCCAATGAGTATGCCAAGGCTGGAAATGAAGGTGATGACGTGTTTCTATGTGAGTATGAATATGATGTAAAATATCATAGCTTCAAGAGAATTGCTGACATTGATCACAATGAAGAGGTTAGTACTCTAgagaatttataaatattggAAAAGTTTATGATATATAATGAAGTTTATGATATCATAATGATTTGACCCTTTTTGGGTTTGTTAGGATGAGGAAGAAGCTGAGCATGATGAAGATTGGAGTTGTGATGAGGATTCAGACTTTGAGTCAGATGACGATGACATCGAGTATGAAAAAGAGGAGAAGTTTAAGTCAATGCTTGGGTCAACCCCTACTCATGAAGTGGCTGCAGTAGGGATACTTCTTTGCTCATTATGTTAATAAACATGTTCTTGACTGTAAGCTTAACTTACAGTACTTTATGTGATGCAGAATTCACGAAAGGGTCGTACCTTCGGGCTTCAGAAAATAGGTGTAAAGAAAATTCCGGAGCATGTGAGATTTCACAAGCAGACTGAACTTGAAAAGGCAAAATCAACACTTTTGCTTGCAACTTTGCCCAAATCTTTGCCATGTAGGAATAAGTATGTGATATCTCATGTTACAATTTAATTGGCTTTGTATTCGAGTTTTCTAATTATATTGTTCCTCTCCCTTTTCATTTTATGCTGTGTGGTTTTTATAGTCTCTTTTCCAGCACACAAATTGAATAACTGGTGCTCTTTTCATATGTAGAGAGATGGAAGAAATAACTGGATTCATCAAAGGTGCTATATGTGATGATCAATGCCTAGGACGTTGCCTTTACATTCATGGTGTTCCAGGAACGGGCAAGGTATATTTTTGCAGAAGATATTTGATGTATTTATAACCCTCATTGAACTATTTACGCCACTTGTATGCATTTTGTTACATAACTTAAAtgcattttattgatttttggaACCCTGGATTGTAATGTGGATTATACAGACAATGAGTGTGCTTGCTGTAATGCGGAGTCTTCGATCTGAAGTTGATGCTGGAATTACTAAACCTTACTCTTTTGTGGAGATAAATGGTCTGAAATTGGCTACACCGGAGAATATATACAGAGTACTGATTTTCACTGATTTTAGCCGGTTTGGTTGTCTTGTGTATTTTGGTTTATGTCTAAACTAGATTGGTGGCTGTTTTCAGGTTATTTATGAAGCTTTAACAGGGCATAGGGTCAGTTGGAAAAAAGCTCTCAGCTTACTGAATGATAGGTTTTTAAATGGGACTAGAATTAGCAAAGATGATGATCGCCCTTGTATTCTTCtcattgatgaacttgatctcCTAGTAACTAGAAGTCAATCGGTAAACTACGAATCAGAGACTTAAAACATTAGGaatttaaatgtatataaattttattgataCATTTGGTACTTTTTTGTTATAGGTCTTGTACAACATTCTTGATTGGCCGACTAAGCCAAACTCTAAACTTATTGTTATCGGTCGGCATCTATCTCCAGAAACCTGTCATTTCAAAGTCAACATCAGCTACTTTATTTGATTTAatcattttgttattattatgtttcAGGAATTGCTAATACTATGGATCTTCCAGAAAAGTTGCTTCCTAGAATTTCCAGTCGAATGGGTATACAAAGGCTTTGCTTTGCCCCTTATAACTACTTGCAGCTTCAAGAAATCATTGGATGCCGTCTTAAAGGAATAGATGCATTTGAGAAACAGGCTATAGAATTTGCGTCAAGAAAGGTTCATATTTATGCTAATTGCCATCAAATGACTTtagaaaatatatcatttttttgaGCCTGTTTGCTGGCATGCAACTTTGGTTTTTTTCATATGTAGTGTATTATGCCTGTATAGGTTGCAGCAGTTTCCGGAGATGCACGCCGTGCCCTTGAGATATGTCGCCGTGCAGCTGAACTAGCAGATTATCGAGTTAAGCAATCAAGCCTGCTTCCCAAGACCGGTACATAATTTCTTTGATAGCATATTGTTGTCCATGCGTTGACGTAAATTAGGATGTAAGAAGATCCAATGTCTAAGTATTAAACATATTCCAAATTTTGTGTTTGCATAGATGCTTTGCAGTGCCTTTCCTACTGTGATTCATTACTCTTCAAAGTTTTAAACTTTGTACCTACCGACTGCTTGGTAGATGTGCATTTTACAGTTTTACATGAAAGACGCTATGGTTGAATAAATTTGCTGTATCAGATCTATCATTATTTTggattatatagatatacattaacCATATGAAGTGTGATCACATGAACAATCTATGGTTGATGTTTGCAGGAAAAACACTTGTTGGCATGGCCGATGTTGAAGCAGCCATACAGGAGATGTTCCAAGCTCCTCATATCCAGGTAGGGGTGAACAATTACAGattgtaaatttatttaaagCTCTGCAATCCATCTTTCTTTATCTCTCCCTATTTATATCATCTTATTAGAGAACACTAGAGTTTATGTGCATGGCCGTTGCTATCAATTAGCTTTTGAAGGGTACTAGATCATGAATGCTTGATATTTTATACAAACTAGAATTCCATGATCTACAAGTGTTCTATAGAGGTAtaatttttgacccattttctgGTATATGGCTTGATTTGGGTTATGCTTTTATCGTAAATGGGTCAAGTAAACAAAAATACACTTAGAAGGGTAGGTCAAATGGGCTGAACGGGTTGAAAATTGCCCATATTCTAATTTAAATCATACAATCTCATGAATCATTATGTTCCAAGTGTTTTGATTATTAGTAATGTTATTTGGTTTCGAAACATAGTTGACACAAACTTAATTATACAGCAATCTTTCGAAAGAAATCAAGTCTATTGTGGGTTAACCTGTCCCACCCTGCTTGACTGCTTCAGTTAGTACTAAAATGACCTGTCTTAACAAGATAATGTtttgacccatgacccaacgCACCCCCCATGCCACCTATAGTTTTTTGTGAAATCCTGGTTTGTAGAACTCTTGGTAAATTTTAAGCGGAGTATGCAATGACGGGGCATTGAAACTTGAGCTAAACATACACTTGAACTGAAATGGAATATGTGTGTGCGTGCGCGCTGATCATTAGGACGgtcattcttttttttaatcattgaATGTCATGCCAGATACTTGGGAAACTTAAGCAAATGtgtcaaattttcatttttggaAATAACCTATGATTTACAGCTTTTAAGTTGAACTGAGCATTGGAGATTCTTAATTGTAACTTCTGCTAGGAGCATAAGTTGATGAATGTAgtgttttttatgttattatctATCATCATGTCATATAGTTAAATATAGATTCTTTTATTTCCAGGTAATGAGGAGTTGTTCTAAATTGGGTAAGGTCTTCTTAGCGGCTATGGTGCATGAGCTCTATAAAACAGGAATGAGTGAGACCACCTTTGAAAAGGTCAGCTCTTCTTGAGCTTTTGTGTATTCTTTGCGTTCCTGGCTTCAATCGCTCTTACATGAGTTTCTTGATCTCCTAGCCAAAgtattttaaaacatttcacAGATTTTGTTAAGCGTTGAACAAGTCAATTGAAAGATACttcaaatcttaaaaaaaaattaccacaAAAAGGAAGATAAATTAATCCGTTTGATGATCTTTTTTTCTGATGATCTCTTTTGTATGTGCAGTTGGCGCAAACTGTTTCACGTCTCTGTACAAGCAATGGAATAACATTTCCAGGATGGGACACATTATTGAGAATCGGGTAAGACACATTTCCTGTATTCAAATGCTTATATGCAATGAAGTTGGTTGCTATAATATAGTagaagtagtagtagtagtggtaGTAGTACGCTACGACTttacaaacacaaatattagtattttataCAGTAATAGTTATAGTAGTAGTGCGGTAGTACCTATGAATGGTTATGACTTACTCAAATATCACTTGTACTTTTTTGCAGTTGTAAGCTTGGTGAATCCAGAATTGTTCTCTGTGAATCAGGAGCCAGTCACAGGCTACAGAAGTTGCAGCTCAATTTTCCTAGGTTGGTTCATTCATTCCTACGTATTTTCTGCAATCAAATTTAGGTTTACAAACATCAACACTTTATTTGGTATATATTTGTCAAAAGTAACTTGTAATAACCAATTTAAAACTTTCAATGTTTTCATGGCAGTGACGATGTGAGTTTTGCACTGAAAGACAGCAAGGAGCTACCTTGGCTGACCAAATATATGTGATGACATCCAAGGCCGGATGTATGTTCTACCATATTGAGGagttcaaatcatttttatagatTATTCACCACACCTACAAATATTGAGTATActgtttttattatattgttCGAGTTTTGTCAACAAATGTTTCTGATCAAGGATAAGGCTACTAAGTGTACCTTTAATGTTGTATCTGAACCATTtggatattatatttattcttatgAAATTATTTTAGACAATCATTTGTTTGCACATTATACTccaatttatatcaaatatttggAAATGTGGAGCAGGttctttttttgtgttttttattggCTGAAGTTCAGATGTTTGCTGTGAAGTTACAGAACAACTTCAAATACCTTTATCATAGGTTTGATGACTGATCCACATGACTTGTAAAATGCTATTGTCCTTCAGCCAGGTGCCAGTTCTTCCCGTCTCCTTTTTACTATCTATCCCCATCTTTCTGCAGCATGCTTTGTCGTATCTACTATAACATAACGGCCCAATGTAAATACATGATTACCCATTGCTCATCAAGTGCTGTGGAATGTGGCTGCAGATCCCATTTATAAGTATTTCTGGGGTGATATTTTGCCTCCTTAATTCGTCCAGATACTGCTATCTCCATGACTCCATCTATCCTCGTAAGTCACACATAAGTGAATGAACCCTGCCTTAGAACTCTGACTgtaatgtgtttgattatgaatgTGAAAGTTGcaatatgttttcttttttgtctttcaaattattttgtaacaaaataaaaaagaaagttagAAATTCTTCGAGACAAATATGCATAACACAATAAAAAGTAGAAAGTAAAACTACCAAAATTGTttgttatgaaaaaaaaaaacttatatatatgtagaaattaaatttattaaaacaaatttaaatttaCTGCTTGACATAACAAGAAAGTCGGTTAATCATCCATTTTCATTCTTTATTCTTTCTCTTAACATTCAAACTTCCTTTAattccattaattaattatcttcTTCCATATAAATTTCAACTTTATTTCAAatctttaaaacttttttttcaaaaaattgtaGGGTTATTTCTATGTTAAAAGCATTTAATGGCCATTGCAGCGATAGTGGTTTTACCAATTGGccttctcttttttctttctggtctcattatcaatttttttcaggtatatgcatacatatacatatacattgtacatatatatttcatggACGTACatacattattaatattttatttttttcttatttgctTAGGTATATCGTTGTATTATATATGATCGATATagcatatatagttttttttttataaccttAGGTTAGCTATGTGTTTAGTGTTTTATGACATTTTGGTGATGATCAATAGCTAATTAGAATCGATACTCTAAAATGTGTATGAAAATCTTCATATTGTAGTGTTTTGTCAATGTTATGACTCAGGTTGCATGAAATCCTAAACTAAGTGATTCAAAGTACTCGGTATCACTTAAGCTTTTGTAAGACTAAAAACAAAAGgcataaagcaaaaagatcATTATTCCATTACGTTTTTATGAGATAACCAAAAGTTGGCTAGAAATTGGTTATAGGGAAAAGGTGTCGCAACTTAACTCTCAACCAGAGGGCACTGCCTCTTCACCCCGGGTGGGCCTGCTGTCAACTTATCGGATCAGGATTCATATCAGCTCATTTAAGTTTACACTTCATGCATCTCCTCACCTGTTATATAATTACATTTGGAATTCCTTCTGTCTCAAGTAAATGTCAATTACCAAAAACTGATGAGACTAaaattaccaatatatataattcatgtTTATAAAATGCTTATTATTGGAAACAAACTTCAATGCTGATAACTATATTGTGCTGGAATTTTTCAGGGGTTTGTATTTGTCCTTGTTCGTCCTTGTTCAAAAACGTTGCACAGAAAGATCAATGCTCATCTTGCAGAACTCTTGTGGCTGGAGTTGATATGGCTTTTCGACTGGTGGGCACACATTAAGGTGTTTGAACttcattgttattattgtatacatttttagtaaatatttCCTCCTGTTGTTCTCTTAATTACATGCTTTACTcataatgatatatgatgaAAACCTGGTTCTAGATTGATTATATCTGATTGTACAAGATGCATTTAAGTTCATCTATTATCTCATACCTAAAATGGATGCACTCATATGTACTCTTAATGGAGCTCATGTTATATAACATTACAACACgttttatactattattttcAGTGCATCTCATGGAGGTGACAAAATTCACCTTTTTCAGgtagatttatatatagatgCTGAAACACTTGAATTAATGGGTGAGAGCTCTTTTTATCCACTTTATGGTATTATATCAATAGTTATAGTAGTTATGGGATCAAATTCGTGAGCCGATTTTGCATATCCAGTTATTTTCATTATCTTTAGGTAAAGAACATGCACTGGTTATCTGCAACCATAAAAGTGACATTGACTGGCTCATTGGATGGGTCTTGGCTCAGGTAATTgtttatattgaaatatattttaagtCAAGCTTTGATCAAGAGGAAAATATAAATGTTCTAATTTATCAAGTATATGGTTTCTGTAACACATGACACCATGTTTGTTGAACTGTTCTGTTTTTTTGTTGACAGCGTTCAGGTTGCCTTGGTAGCACTACTTCTTTGATTAAAAAATCATTGAAGTTTCTCCCGGTACGTTAAGTCCAGTTAAAAATTACTCATGGTCTCGATCATCGATGGAATATAGCACTTGGTCACAGAAAGAAAATCATGCTTAATTGCTTATGCAGGTTATTGGCTGGTCAATGTGGTTTTCTGAATATATCTTTTTGGAAAGAAATTGGTCCGAAGATAAGAATACCTTGAAGGtgaattttgcaaattttttaaaattggaatcAAAATACCAATGTTCATGGCATTGTTTTTGGTTacttttttcttatctttttggGTATATATTAACTGCAGGCAGGTTTTGAAAACCTAAGAGATTTTCCAATGCCTTTGTGGTTAGCAGTTTTTGTAGAAGGGACTCGCTTTACACACGCAAAGCTCCTTGCTGCCCAGGAGTTTGCTATTGAAAGCAAGTTACCTGTTCCCAAACATGTTTTGATTCCTCGAACAAAGGTTGAacatttcttatttttcttatacATTTATGTGATGATACTAAAAAAGTAATTAGCATTTGTGGTTCTCAAAAAG harbors:
- the LOC122603686 gene encoding aldehyde dehydrogenase family 3 member F1-like isoform X1; translation: MEAIVGDFEGELNELREVFKSGKTRDISWRRSQLHGILSLLKEREGDIFKALNQDLGKHHVEAYRDEIGTVAKSAKHALGNLKKWTSSKRAKLPLSTFPGRAKLVPEPLGVVLILSSWNFPFGLSFEPIIGAIAAGNAIILKPSELAPTCSSVLANIIRDYLDNSAIKVVEGGPYVGEKLLQHRFDKIFYTGGPRVGQSVMTAAAKNLTPVTLELGGKCPAVVDFLSSSWDKKIAVKRIIWGKFGACGGQACIAVDYILTQKKFAPILVELLKKYIKRSYGDNPMESNSLAKIINKKHFSRLKELLDEPHVKSSIVYGGSSNENDLYIEPTILVDPPLDSEIMTEEIFGPLLPIITLEKIEDSIEFIRARPKPLAIYGFTNNEKLQKKMINETSSGSITFNDAIIQYVADTLPFGGVGGSGFGSYHGKFSFENFSHQKAVMVRGYLIDFGFRYPPWNNKKLQLLKSGLRYDYITLVFIKLGLKSKA
- the LOC122603686 gene encoding aldehyde dehydrogenase family 3 member F1-like isoform X2, coding for MEAIVGDFEGELNELREVFKSGKTRDISWRRSQLHGILSLLKEREGDIFKALNQDLGKHHVEAYRDEIGTVAKSAKHALGNLKKWTSSKRAKLPLSTFPGRAKLVPEPLGVVLILSSWNFPFGLSFEPIIGAIAAGNAIILKPSELAPTCSSVLANIIRDYLDNSAIKVVEGGPYVGEKLLQHRFDKIFYTGGPRVGQSVMTAAAKNLTPVTLELGGKCPAVVDFLSSSWDKKIAVKRIIWGKFGACGGQACIAVDYILTQKKFAPILVELLKKYIKRSYGDNPMESNSLAKIINKKHFSRLKELLDEPHVKSSIVYGGSSNENDLYIEPTILVDPPLDSEIMTEEIFGPLLPIITYVADTLPFGGVGGSGFGSYHGKFSFENFSHQKAVMVRGYLIDFGFRYPPWNNKKLQLLKSGLRYDYITLVFIKLGLKSKA
- the LOC122605548 gene encoding origin of replication complex subunit 1A-like → MAETPKKLRKTPIKSAPKTPITTTPRRSSRFLSSPISPNPIDPPKNITPRNTRPKSRKKLNTSNDKDDTFSFSPVSPEVSESKKRKTRPAKKPKKRVYYKKVSYDGGEFSVGDDVYVKRKEDDSVDNDDDDPETEECRICLKSGRAIMIECDDCLGGFHLKCLKPPLKSVPDGDWICSYCESKKSGKKDVGLPELPKGRRTAKEKLLSSDLWAARIESLWKEVDGSFWFRGRWYIIPEETAAGRQPHNLRRELYRTNDFADNEMETVLRHCYVMTPNEYAKAGNEGDDVFLCEYEYDVKYHSFKRIADIDHNEEDEEEAEHDEDWSCDEDSDFESDDDDIEYEKEEKFKSMLGSTPTHEVAANSRKGRTFGLQKIGVKKIPEHVRFHKQTELEKAKSTLLLATLPKSLPCRNKEMEEITGFIKGAICDDQCLGRCLYIHGVPGTGKTMSVLAVMRSLRSEVDAGITKPYSFVEINGLKLATPENIYRVIYEALTGHRVSWKKALSLLNDRFLNGTRISKDDDRPCILLIDELDLLVTRSQSVLYNILDWPTKPNSKLIVIGIANTMDLPEKLLPRISSRMGIQRLCFAPYNYLQLQEIIGCRLKGIDAFEKQAIEFASRKVAAVSGDARRALEICRRAAELADYRVKQSSLLPKTGKTLVGMADVEAAIQEMFQAPHIQVMRSCSKLGKVFLAAMVHELYKTGMSETTFEKLAQTVSRLCTSNGITFPGWDTLLRIGCKLGESRIVLCESGASHRLQKLQLNFPSDDVSFALKDSKELPWLTKYM